Proteins from a single region of Stappia sp. ES.058:
- a CDS encoding NUDIX domain-containing protein has translation MRRLTLAANRLRGSMSLGVRIAVRSDDGCVLLVRHSYMPGWYLPGGAVDPGETLAQAAVRELHEETGAQALSPPRLFAMYLNVRISPRDHVALFCLDDVRLADTPPSGVEIRESGFFPIADLPPDTTPATRRRIAEIVGVAPTDPVW, from the coding sequence ATGCGACGCCTCACCCTGGCCGCCAACCGCCTGCGCGGGTCGATGTCGCTTGGTGTGCGCATTGCCGTGCGCAGTGACGATGGATGTGTCCTGCTGGTTCGTCACAGCTACATGCCCGGATGGTATCTGCCGGGCGGCGCGGTCGATCCCGGCGAAACGCTTGCGCAAGCCGCTGTTCGCGAACTCCACGAGGAAACCGGGGCGCAGGCGCTTTCGCCGCCCCGGCTTTTCGCGATGTACCTTAATGTGCGCATTTCGCCACGCGATCACGTGGCGCTGTTTTGTCTTGACGATGTCCGGCTCGCGGACACGCCTCCATCAGGCGTGGAGATCCGCGAGTCGGGTTTCTTTCCGATTGCCGACCTGCCGCCGGACACCACGCCGGCGACCCGTCGCCGGATCGCGGAGATCGTCGGAGTGGCGCCGACAGACCCCGTATGGTGA
- a CDS encoding DUF4159 domain-containing protein — protein MISFLPLGFTAPLALAALLLLPAIWWLLRLIPPRPRQVAFPPARLLADIDKREETPDKSPLWLTLLRLALAAALIIALAGPIWRPLADAPAGDGPLWLVVDNGWASAADWETQRGMAERILETAAEQARPVLLAATAEGPDQPLVPQSARVALDRLRALEPRSWPTARGELTLGLRKAGAAQAPGAVIWLSTDSAGATDPRFVEDLGAIAGSAALTIYAGLPRPTVLAAAQNDIDALTANLVRPAGTNAPASVRALDRKGLVIGESQATFDEDGTTGSVRFDLPVELRNDIARLEVSGEASAAGVQLLDDRSQRRTVGLVSGASVDQAQPLLSPLYYLDRALSPFTELRRPRADNLDEAVPVLIDEGVSVLIMADVGRLRDPVRDEVARWVDQGGVLVRFAGPRLAGGTDDLIPTPLRAGDRALGGSLSWDDPQPLADFAAQSPFAGLEVPNDVTVNRQVLAEPGPELSEHSWALLADGTPLVTASERGRGRIILFHVSADTAWSNLPLSGTFVEMLRRIVSLSGTGSPTQDAGTGATQTTRSSGEPASVLPPVRVLNGFGRLGPPPASAVPMDPARETAASRRHPPGLYGHDDALRAVNLFSSTDEVRALDIEALRDTAEITGYPTATAHDLRPVFFVLALLLLFADALALIWLRGDRRLLRGRLATSAGAALLALGLAALPGERAVAQETSADLMALEASLDTRLAYVVTGDARRDETSRQGLYGLTRFLASRTALEPEAPVGVDIASDELAFFPLLYWPISEDTARPSPEALARIDTYMRNGGTILFDTADQLSSGISGLGTSSSVLRLRAVLDGLDIPPLEPVPADHVLTKAFYLLDTFPGRYAGGPLWVEASERDTGGISGRPVRAGDGVSPVLITGNDFAAAWAIDEGGTYLYPTVPPDQAQRDYAFRSGVNIVMYALTGNYKADQVHIPALLERLGQ, from the coding sequence ATGATCTCCTTCCTGCCGCTCGGTTTCACCGCACCGCTGGCACTTGCCGCCCTTCTGCTTCTGCCGGCGATCTGGTGGCTCCTGCGGCTCATTCCGCCGCGGCCGCGCCAGGTCGCCTTTCCGCCGGCGCGGCTTCTGGCCGACATCGACAAGCGCGAGGAAACCCCGGACAAGAGCCCGCTGTGGCTGACCCTGCTCCGGCTCGCCCTCGCAGCCGCCCTCATCATCGCCCTTGCCGGCCCGATCTGGCGCCCGCTCGCCGATGCCCCTGCCGGCGACGGGCCACTGTGGCTTGTCGTCGACAACGGCTGGGCCTCGGCCGCCGATTGGGAAACCCAGCGCGGCATGGCCGAACGCATTCTGGAAACGGCGGCGGAACAGGCGCGTCCCGTGTTGCTGGCGGCCACCGCCGAAGGTCCGGACCAGCCGCTCGTTCCGCAATCGGCACGGGTTGCACTGGACAGGCTGCGGGCCCTCGAACCACGGTCCTGGCCAACGGCCCGCGGTGAGCTCACGCTCGGCCTGCGCAAGGCGGGTGCCGCCCAAGCTCCGGGTGCCGTGATCTGGTTGTCGACCGACAGTGCCGGCGCCACCGATCCGCGCTTCGTGGAAGACCTTGGAGCGATTGCAGGCAGCGCCGCGCTTACCATCTACGCCGGCCTGCCAAGACCGACGGTTCTGGCGGCCGCGCAAAACGACATCGACGCGCTGACCGCAAATCTCGTGCGCCCCGCCGGAACGAATGCGCCCGCAAGCGTGCGCGCCCTCGACCGCAAGGGGCTGGTGATCGGCGAATCGCAGGCGACCTTCGACGAAGACGGCACGACCGGCTCCGTGCGGTTCGACCTGCCGGTCGAGTTGCGCAACGATATCGCACGGCTCGAGGTGAGCGGAGAGGCCAGTGCCGCCGGCGTCCAACTGCTCGATGACCGCTCGCAGCGCCGCACCGTCGGGCTGGTTTCGGGCGCGTCGGTCGACCAGGCGCAGCCGCTGCTGTCGCCGCTCTACTATCTCGATCGCGCGCTCTCCCCCTTTACCGAGCTGCGCCGTCCGCGCGCCGACAATCTCGACGAGGCCGTGCCGGTGCTGATCGACGAGGGTGTGTCCGTCCTGATCATGGCCGACGTCGGCCGCCTGCGCGATCCGGTGCGTGACGAGGTCGCCCGGTGGGTGGACCAGGGCGGCGTGCTGGTCCGCTTCGCTGGTCCTCGCCTCGCGGGCGGAACCGACGACCTCATTCCAACTCCCTTGCGCGCCGGCGACCGGGCGCTTGGCGGCAGCCTGTCCTGGGACGACCCGCAGCCGCTTGCGGACTTTGCGGCGCAATCGCCCTTCGCCGGCCTCGAGGTTCCAAACGACGTGACGGTCAACCGCCAGGTTCTCGCCGAACCGGGACCGGAGCTGTCAGAGCACAGCTGGGCGCTGCTTGCCGACGGCACACCGCTGGTGACGGCCTCCGAGCGGGGACGGGGACGCATCATCCTGTTCCATGTGTCCGCCGATACCGCCTGGTCCAATCTGCCACTGTCCGGCACGTTCGTGGAAATGCTGCGGCGGATCGTTTCGCTTTCCGGAACCGGATCGCCGACGCAGGACGCCGGAACGGGCGCGACACAGACGACCCGCTCCTCGGGCGAACCGGCATCGGTGCTGCCGCCCGTGCGCGTGTTGAACGGCTTCGGCCGGCTCGGGCCGCCGCCGGCCTCCGCCGTCCCGATGGATCCGGCCCGCGAGACCGCTGCCAGCCGTCGCCATCCGCCGGGCCTTTACGGTCACGACGATGCCCTGCGCGCCGTCAACCTGTTTTCAAGCACCGACGAGGTGAGAGCGCTCGACATCGAGGCCCTGCGCGACACGGCCGAGATTACCGGTTATCCAACCGCCACCGCACACGATCTCCGGCCCGTGTTCTTCGTCCTCGCCCTTCTGCTGCTGTTTGCCGATGCGCTTGCATTGATCTGGCTGCGCGGCGACCGGCGGCTCCTGCGCGGACGTCTTGCGACCTCGGCCGGCGCGGCCCTGCTGGCGCTCGGCCTTGCGGCTCTGCCTGGCGAGCGAGCGGTTGCGCAGGAAACCTCCGCCGACCTGATGGCGCTGGAAGCCTCGCTCGACACGCGCCTGGCCTATGTCGTGACCGGCGATGCCCGGCGTGACGAGACCAGTCGTCAGGGGCTCTACGGGCTGACCCGTTTCCTGGCCAGTCGCACCGCACTGGAACCCGAAGCCCCGGTCGGCGTCGATATCGCCAGCGACGAACTGGCCTTCTTCCCGCTGCTTTACTGGCCGATTTCCGAAGACACCGCCCGGCCCTCGCCCGAGGCTCTCGCGCGCATCGACACCTACATGCGCAACGGCGGCACCATTCTTTTCGACACGGCCGACCAGCTCTCCTCGGGGATTTCCGGTCTCGGCACGTCGTCATCCGTCCTGCGGCTGCGCGCCGTCCTCGACGGTCTGGACATTCCGCCGCTCGAACCGGTGCCCGCCGATCACGTACTGACCAAGGCGTTCTACCTGCTCGACACCTTCCCGGGCCGCTATGCGGGCGGCCCCTTGTGGGTGGAGGCCAGCGAACGCGACACCGGCGGCATTTCCGGCCGCCCCGTGCGGGCCGGCGACGGCGTCTCGCCCGTGCTGATCACCGGCAACGACTTCGCCGCCGCCTGGGCCATCGACGAAGGCGGCACCTATCTCTATCCCACGGTTCCGCCCGACCAGGCGCAACGCGACTACGCGTTTCGCTCAGGCGTCAACATCGTCATGTATGCGCTGACCGGCAACTACAAGGCGGATCAGGTCCACATCCCCGCCCTGCTTGAACGTCTCGGACAATAG
- a CDS encoding glutathione S-transferase family protein: MGRLVEGVWNTDWYDTKSTGGRFVRNSAAFRNWVTPDGSAGPSGDGGFAAEAGRYHLMVSYACPWAHRTLILRKLKGLEDKISLNAVEPLMLDDGWTFAKPDPVTGAETAWQVYVKADPVYTGRATVPILWDKKTETIVSNESAEILRMFNSAFNGLEGVDAALDVSPEPLHEEIEAVNARVYDTVNNGVYKSGFATTQEAYEEAVTTLFESLDWLEERLGRQRYLVGDKLTEADWRLFTTLVRFDPVYVGHFKCNIRRIADYPNLFNYLKELYQYPGVSDTCDFTTIKTHYYGSHDMVNPTGIIPVGPAMDLSAPHDRDRLKVAA, from the coding sequence ATGGGCCGCCTCGTGGAAGGTGTCTGGAACACCGACTGGTACGACACGAAATCGACGGGCGGGCGCTTCGTGCGCAACAGCGCCGCGTTCCGCAACTGGGTCACACCCGACGGCAGTGCCGGTCCGAGCGGGGATGGCGGCTTCGCGGCGGAGGCCGGGCGTTACCATCTGATGGTTTCCTATGCCTGTCCCTGGGCCCATCGCACGTTGATCCTGCGCAAACTGAAAGGTCTTGAGGACAAGATCTCCCTCAACGCCGTCGAGCCGCTGATGCTCGACGATGGCTGGACCTTTGCAAAGCCCGATCCGGTCACGGGCGCCGAGACGGCGTGGCAGGTCTATGTGAAGGCCGATCCCGTCTACACCGGGCGCGCCACCGTCCCCATTCTCTGGGACAAGAAGACCGAGACGATCGTGTCGAACGAATCCGCCGAAATTCTCAGGATGTTCAATTCCGCGTTCAATGGTCTTGAGGGTGTGGACGCCGCGCTCGATGTCTCTCCCGAGCCGTTGCACGAGGAAATCGAGGCCGTCAACGCACGTGTCTACGACACGGTGAACAACGGCGTCTACAAGTCAGGCTTTGCGACAACCCAGGAGGCCTACGAGGAGGCTGTGACCACGCTGTTTGAATCGCTCGACTGGCTGGAAGAGCGCCTTGGCCGGCAGCGCTATCTCGTTGGCGATAAACTTACGGAAGCCGACTGGCGGCTGTTCACGACGCTTGTGCGCTTTGACCCCGTCTATGTCGGACACTTCAAGTGCAACATTCGCCGGATCGCCGACTATCCCAATCTTTTCAACTATCTCAAAGAGCTCTACCAGTACCCGGGCGTTTCGGACACATGCGACTTCACGACGATCAAGACGCACTATTACGGGTCGCACGACATGGTCAATCCGACGGGGATCATCCCGGTGGGGCCAGCCATGGACCTCTCGGCGCCGCATGACCGCGACCGGTTGAAGGTCGCGGCCTGA
- a CDS encoding GNAT family N-acetyltransferase, with protein sequence MLASSWLIRTETSDDLPEIEALQAEAFGPGRFARTAFRLREGVPHDPRLSFVGLSGDALAGSVWLTPITIGREPSLLLGPLTVAPAFKNRGLGRLLVAHVIKTAQALGESSVLLVGDAPYYGPLGFAPVPPGSIALPGPADPSRVLLANLRPDTAFPTGPVRGGRARVV encoded by the coding sequence ATGCTTGCATCGTCCTGGCTCATTCGGACGGAAACGTCCGACGACCTCCCCGAAATCGAGGCTCTTCAGGCCGAAGCCTTTGGCCCGGGGAGGTTCGCGCGCACCGCGTTTCGCCTGCGCGAGGGCGTGCCCCACGATCCGCGGTTGAGCTTCGTCGGCTTGAGCGGCGATGCGCTGGCCGGGTCCGTCTGGCTCACCCCGATCACGATCGGCCGCGAGCCCTCTCTTTTGCTTGGACCGCTGACGGTGGCGCCGGCCTTCAAGAACAGGGGGCTTGGACGGCTCTTGGTCGCGCATGTCATCAAGACCGCGCAGGCGCTGGGCGAGAGCTCGGTGCTGTTGGTTGGCGATGCGCCCTATTACGGGCCGCTCGGCTTTGCGCCGGTGCCTCCGGGCAGCATCGCGCTGCCCGGTCCGGCCGATCCGTCACGCGTGCTGCTCGCCAACTTGCGGCCGGACACGGCCTTTCCGACAGGCCCCGTACGCGGTGGACGCGCGCGGGTCGTCTGA